A window of Microbacterium luteolum contains these coding sequences:
- a CDS encoding TrmH family RNA methyltransferase, translating into MELISVADAADPRLDDYRGLTDTALRTLREPPDGLYIAESTKVIARAVAAGHRPRSLLVQERRIEDVRGIVGALDVPVYVVPDDVAEAVTGFAVHRGTIASMHRPQLPTVREVVQGAGLVLILENIGDHTNVGAAFRAAAGLGADAVLVSPGGADPLYRRSVRVSMGTVFQVPWTRISDWTETVADLHAAGFDIAALALEDDAITLDEYVDLRRERVAVVMGAEGDGLSRTAIDSADHVVTIPMSGGVDSLNVASAAAVALWALKR; encoded by the coding sequence GTGGAACTCATCTCCGTCGCCGACGCCGCAGACCCCCGACTGGACGACTACCGCGGTCTCACCGACACGGCTCTCCGCACTCTGCGGGAACCGCCGGACGGGCTGTACATCGCGGAATCGACGAAGGTCATCGCCCGTGCGGTCGCTGCCGGCCACCGCCCCCGCTCCCTGCTCGTCCAGGAACGCCGGATCGAAGACGTCCGGGGAATCGTCGGCGCCCTCGACGTGCCGGTGTATGTCGTGCCGGATGATGTGGCCGAAGCCGTCACCGGGTTCGCCGTGCACCGCGGCACGATCGCATCGATGCACCGTCCGCAGCTGCCGACGGTCCGCGAGGTCGTCCAGGGCGCCGGTCTCGTGCTGATCCTCGAGAACATCGGCGATCACACGAACGTCGGTGCCGCCTTCCGTGCCGCCGCCGGTCTCGGCGCAGACGCGGTGCTGGTGTCGCCCGGCGGTGCGGATCCGCTGTACCGGCGCAGCGTGCGGGTGAGCATGGGGACCGTGTTCCAGGTGCCCTGGACGCGCATCAGCGATTGGACGGAGACCGTGGCGGATCTGCATGCCGCCGGCTTCGACATCGCTGCTCTGGCGCTCGAAGACGACGCCATCACACTGGATGAGTACGTCGACCTCCGCCGGGAGCGCGTCGCCGTGGTGATGGGGGCCGAGGGCGATGGTCTCTCCCGCACCGCGATCGACAGCGCCGATCACGTCGTGACGATCCCGATGAGCGGGGGAGTGGACTCGCTCAACGTCGCCTCCGCCGCAGCGGTCGCGCTCTGGGCGCTGAAGCGCTGA
- a CDS encoding Sir2 family NAD-dependent protein deacetylase: MSASSTAELSATLAQAARLLRGRRIALLTGAGISTDSGIPAYRGEGARTRSDPMTIQTYLGDEAARRRYWVGGHLGWRAFARATPNPGHVALAEMEAAGAVSGVITQNVDGLHLRAGSSHVIEVHGTMRRVLCLHCGQVFDRRDVAVQIEELNPWITVPENVALAPDGDVLPESTEGFVIPTCTVCDGMLKPDVVFFGEYVPQDRFRAAESLLRSSSALIVAGSSLVVNSGVRLIERARRRSIPLIIVNREPTRADAWADLTIAAGTSDVLPALQELLS, encoded by the coding sequence GTGAGCGCATCGAGCACTGCCGAGCTGTCGGCGACACTCGCCCAGGCGGCCCGGTTGCTCCGTGGCCGGCGAATCGCTCTCCTGACCGGCGCGGGCATCTCCACCGACTCCGGCATCCCCGCCTATCGCGGCGAGGGCGCGCGGACCCGCAGCGATCCGATGACGATCCAGACATACCTCGGCGACGAGGCGGCCCGGCGACGCTACTGGGTCGGCGGTCACCTCGGATGGCGTGCCTTCGCGCGCGCCACGCCCAACCCCGGCCACGTGGCCCTCGCCGAGATGGAGGCCGCCGGTGCGGTCTCGGGAGTCATCACCCAGAACGTCGACGGCCTGCACCTCCGTGCCGGCAGCTCGCACGTCATCGAGGTGCACGGCACGATGCGTCGTGTGCTCTGCCTGCACTGCGGCCAGGTCTTCGACCGCCGCGACGTGGCGGTGCAGATCGAGGAGCTGAACCCCTGGATCACGGTTCCGGAGAACGTCGCGCTCGCCCCCGACGGCGATGTGCTGCCGGAGAGCACGGAGGGCTTCGTCATCCCGACCTGCACCGTGTGCGACGGGATGCTGAAGCCCGACGTCGTGTTCTTCGGCGAGTATGTTCCGCAGGATCGCTTCCGCGCCGCGGAGTCGCTGCTGCGCTCCAGCTCCGCGCTCATCGTGGCGGGCTCCTCGCTCGTGGTGAACTCGGGCGTCCGTCTCATCGAGCGGGCACGCCGCCGCAGCATCCCCCTGATCATCGTCAACCGCGAGCCGACCCGCGCGGATGCCTGGGCCGATCTCACGATCGCGGCCGGCACCAGCGACGTGCTCCCCGCTCTCCAGGAACTGCTCTCGTGA
- a CDS encoding histidine phosphatase family protein, protein MTFITLIRHGQTDWNLARRIQGSTDIPLNDKGRADAHRAAGHLAGTPHHAIYSSPLLRAKETAEIIAAELGLELAGVVPDVREREFGEGEGMLVSEYISTYGDWHAEVPGAESLHAVGVRAIAALHAIARDSRRRSAPLAESVLVVAHGGVIRSVIDQVSGGTLPREGEVIANGSAHRFEASPGSLRLLEESLVI, encoded by the coding sequence GTGACATTCATCACCCTCATCCGCCACGGCCAGACCGACTGGAACCTCGCCCGGCGCATCCAGGGCTCGACCGACATCCCCCTGAACGACAAGGGACGCGCCGATGCGCACCGCGCGGCCGGTCATCTCGCCGGGACGCCGCACCACGCGATCTACTCGAGTCCGCTTCTCCGCGCGAAGGAGACCGCCGAGATCATCGCAGCAGAGCTCGGGCTGGAGCTCGCGGGCGTCGTCCCCGACGTGCGGGAGCGCGAGTTCGGCGAGGGCGAGGGGATGCTGGTCTCCGAGTACATCTCGACCTACGGCGACTGGCATGCCGAGGTTCCGGGCGCCGAATCCCTGCACGCGGTCGGCGTGCGGGCCATCGCCGCCCTCCATGCGATCGCGCGCGACTCCCGGCGCAGGTCTGCTCCCCTGGCCGAGTCCGTGCTGGTGGTGGCGCACGGCGGCGTCATCCGCTCGGTGATCGATCAGGTCTCCGGAGGCACGCTGCCGCGCGAGGGCGAGGTCATCGCGAACGGCTCGGCGCATCGCTTCGAGGCGTCGCCCGGCTCCCTCCGACTCCTCGAGGAGTCGCTGGTCATCTGA
- a CDS encoding HpcH/HpaI aldolase/citrate lyase family protein, with the protein MRVTSFDLGPALLFCPADRPERFRTALERADAVILDLEDAVLPDAKAAARVNLIHADIDPERVIVRVNPPSTGHFAADLEALEQTPFRTIMVAKTESTEGLAAFDDRFSLIALCETARGIHAAPEIAAHPLVAAMMWGAEDLVASLGGTSSRTPGGAYREIARYSRSRVLLESGAHGKAAIDAVHIDLDDVQGLEEEATDAAASGFRATACIHPNQVAVIRAAYLPDEATVVWARAVLAAAEQERGVFRFEGRMVDEPVLRHARSVVARVS; encoded by the coding sequence ATCCGCGTGACGTCGTTCGACCTGGGGCCCGCCCTGCTGTTCTGCCCAGCGGACCGTCCGGAGCGCTTCCGCACCGCGCTGGAACGCGCCGACGCGGTGATCCTCGACCTCGAGGATGCCGTGCTGCCCGATGCGAAGGCCGCGGCGCGGGTCAACCTGATCCACGCCGACATCGATCCCGAGCGCGTGATCGTGCGGGTGAACCCCCCGAGCACCGGGCATTTCGCTGCGGATCTCGAAGCACTGGAACAGACGCCGTTCCGCACGATCATGGTCGCGAAGACGGAGAGCACCGAGGGCCTTGCGGCGTTCGACGACCGGTTCTCGCTCATCGCGCTGTGCGAGACGGCCCGCGGCATCCATGCGGCCCCCGAGATCGCCGCGCATCCGCTGGTCGCAGCGATGATGTGGGGCGCGGAGGACCTCGTGGCCTCGCTCGGCGGCACGTCGTCCCGCACACCGGGCGGCGCCTATCGCGAGATCGCCCGCTACTCCCGTTCGCGCGTGCTGTTGGAATCAGGCGCGCACGGCAAGGCGGCCATCGACGCGGTGCACATCGACCTCGACGACGTGCAGGGTCTCGAGGAGGAGGCGACGGATGCCGCGGCGTCCGGGTTCCGTGCCACGGCGTGCATTCACCCGAACCAGGTCGCCGTGATCCGCGCGGCGTATCTGCCCGATGAAGCGACGGTCGTGTGGGCGCGCGCGGTGCTCGCCGCTGCGGAGCAGGAGCGCGGGGTCTTCCGATTCGAGGGCCGGATGGTCGACGAGCCGGTCCTCCGGCACGCGCGGTCCGTCGTGGCCCGCGTCAGTTGA
- a CDS encoding MaoC family dehydratase — MPEDIIQRGLYFEEFAADARYLHRPGRTATEADNVLFTTLTMNTQALHLDAAFADTQAPFHARLMNSMWTLSTMVGASVAQLTQGTLVAQLGFGDVTFPHPLFAGDTLYTESVIVEKRLSSSRPGQGIVQIAHTGRNQDGTVVATATRSVLVHCLPEASA; from the coding sequence ATGCCAGAGGACATCATCCAGCGAGGCCTCTACTTCGAGGAGTTCGCGGCAGACGCCCGGTATCTGCACCGTCCGGGTCGCACGGCCACGGAGGCCGACAACGTGCTGTTCACGACGCTGACCATGAACACGCAGGCGCTGCACCTCGACGCGGCGTTCGCCGATACGCAGGCCCCGTTCCATGCGCGGCTGATGAACTCCATGTGGACGCTGTCGACGATGGTCGGAGCCTCCGTCGCCCAGCTGACCCAGGGCACCCTCGTGGCGCAGCTCGGCTTCGGCGACGTCACCTTCCCTCATCCGCTGTTCGCGGGCGACACCCTCTACACCGAGAGCGTCATCGTCGAGAAGCGGCTGTCGTCGTCGCGCCCCGGTCAGGGCATCGTGCAGATCGCGCACACCGGGCGCAACCAGGACGGCACGGTCGTCGCCACCGCCACGAGAAGCGTCCTCGTCCACTGTCTTCCGGAGGCATCCGCGTGA
- a CDS encoding acyl-CoA dehydrogenase family protein, with product MEDLSEEERELAAMVREFAETVVAPQSYEADRTHTLSMDVVAQMGDLGLFGLPFSEEYGGQGGDYMALGIAIEALGRVDQSIAITLEAGVSLGAMPIYRFGTEEQRQELLPDLLAGRALAGFGLTEPEAGSDAGATRTTARVEGDEWVIDGSKQFITNSGTPITRFVTVTAVTGVENGRKEISTIIVPNGTPGFTVEPPYDKVGWNASDTHPLSFQGARVPAANLLGERGRGFKNFLSILDEGRIAIAALSTGAAEGCLEAAVDYAKSRTIFGSALSTRQNAQFTLARMRARVHTARLAWHHAARLRDADKPFVEAAAIAKLVAGEAAMDNARDATQIFGGNGFMNEFPVARHYRDSKILEIGEGTTEVQLLVIARGLGLAG from the coding sequence ATGGAAGACCTGTCCGAAGAGGAGCGCGAACTCGCCGCCATGGTGCGCGAGTTCGCCGAGACCGTCGTCGCGCCGCAGTCGTACGAGGCCGATCGCACGCACACGCTGTCGATGGACGTCGTGGCGCAGATGGGCGATCTGGGACTGTTCGGTCTGCCCTTCTCCGAGGAGTACGGCGGCCAGGGCGGCGACTACATGGCGCTCGGCATCGCCATCGAGGCGCTCGGCCGCGTCGACCAGTCCATCGCGATCACCCTCGAAGCGGGAGTGAGCCTCGGAGCGATGCCGATCTACCGCTTCGGAACCGAGGAGCAGCGGCAGGAGCTGCTTCCCGATCTCCTCGCCGGTCGGGCCCTCGCCGGCTTCGGCCTCACCGAGCCGGAAGCCGGCAGCGACGCGGGTGCGACGCGCACCACCGCCCGGGTGGAAGGCGACGAGTGGGTCATCGACGGCTCCAAGCAGTTCATCACCAACTCCGGCACGCCGATCACGCGATTCGTGACCGTGACCGCGGTCACCGGCGTGGAGAACGGCCGCAAGGAGATCTCGACGATCATCGTCCCGAACGGCACCCCCGGCTTCACCGTCGAGCCGCCGTACGACAAGGTCGGCTGGAACGCCTCCGACACCCATCCCCTGAGCTTCCAGGGTGCGCGGGTCCCGGCGGCGAACCTCCTGGGCGAGCGCGGACGCGGATTCAAGAACTTCCTCAGCATCCTCGACGAGGGCCGCATCGCGATCGCCGCGCTCTCCACGGGCGCTGCGGAAGGGTGCCTGGAGGCCGCCGTCGACTACGCGAAGAGTCGCACGATCTTCGGCAGCGCGCTGAGTACCCGGCAGAACGCACAGTTCACGCTGGCGCGCATGCGGGCGCGCGTGCACACGGCGCGGCTCGCCTGGCACCACGCGGCGCGGTTGCGCGACGCCGACAAGCCGTTCGTCGAGGCGGCCGCGATCGCCAAACTCGTCGCCGGCGAGGCCGCGATGGACAATGCCAGGGACGCCACCCAGATCTTCGGCGGCAACGGATTCATGAACGAGTTCCCCGTCGCACGGCACTATCGCGACTCGAAGATCCTGGAGATCGGCGAAGGCACCACCGAGGTGCAGCTCCTGGTCATCGCCCGAGGGCTCGGACTCGCCGGGTAG
- a CDS encoding acetyl/propionyl/methylcrotonyl-CoA carboxylase subunit alpha, which produces MSFPTVLVANRGEIARRVIRSLRELGIRSVAVYSDADAAAPHVREADAAVRIGPAPAAESYLDIDAVIAAARTTGAQAIHPGYGFLSESVGLAEACAESGIVFIGPSVEALQIMGDKARARDHVMRYGVPVVPGFDARGLSDGEIAEEAERVGFPLLVKPSAGGGGKGMEIVADAGGLAGALASARRVAAAAFGDDSLILERLIRRPRHIEVQVFGDAHGTVIALGERECTLQRRHQKVVEEAPSAGIPAETRERLLSAAVQAGESVSYVGAGTVEFLVDADSPEDVFFIEMNTRLQVEHPVTEEVTGLDLVALQLRAAAGLPLDVTPVLRGHAVEARVYAESPERGFLPSTGTVLLFDPPVGVRVDAAIETGSEVTGFYDPMIAKIIAFADDRTTALRRLDEALSQTVVLGVDTNISFLRQLCRDARVIAGDLDTGLIESLLPVAAEKPTAAMLAAAHAAAPSRPEPVRTSPLWRDRPGWRLGAVPVEREAFAVLTDDDEIIEAPSEDDGASRGRTHAVVDADGAVWVAEDGRTVRLRPLDRRERMRRRLAAHDGRTSATEPEARAPMPGSVVAVHVQDGARVIAGTPLIAIEAMKMEHPVLAPHDGVVHLLVAVGDQVRRDQPVARVTTEES; this is translated from the coding sequence ATGAGCTTCCCTACCGTCCTCGTCGCGAACCGCGGAGAGATCGCGCGCCGCGTGATCCGCTCGCTGCGCGAGCTCGGCATCCGCAGCGTCGCCGTCTACAGCGACGCGGATGCCGCAGCGCCCCACGTGCGCGAAGCGGATGCGGCCGTGCGCATCGGCCCGGCACCGGCCGCCGAGTCCTATCTCGACATCGACGCGGTGATCGCCGCGGCTCGCACCACGGGGGCGCAGGCGATCCATCCCGGCTACGGCTTCCTCTCCGAGAGCGTGGGTCTCGCCGAGGCCTGCGCGGAGAGTGGGATCGTCTTCATCGGACCGTCCGTCGAGGCACTGCAGATCATGGGCGACAAGGCACGGGCGCGCGATCATGTGATGCGCTACGGCGTTCCGGTCGTCCCCGGCTTCGACGCCAGGGGTCTCTCCGACGGCGAGATCGCCGAGGAGGCGGAGCGTGTCGGCTTCCCCCTCCTGGTCAAGCCCAGCGCGGGCGGTGGCGGAAAAGGCATGGAGATCGTGGCGGATGCCGGGGGTCTCGCCGGAGCGCTGGCTTCGGCTCGACGCGTCGCGGCGGCCGCCTTCGGCGACGACTCCCTGATCCTGGAGCGTCTGATCCGACGCCCCCGGCACATCGAGGTCCAGGTGTTCGGCGACGCCCACGGCACCGTGATAGCCCTCGGCGAGCGGGAGTGCACGCTGCAGCGGCGGCACCAGAAGGTCGTCGAGGAGGCGCCGTCGGCCGGAATCCCGGCCGAGACGCGCGAGCGTCTTCTCTCCGCGGCCGTGCAGGCCGGTGAGAGCGTGTCCTACGTCGGCGCGGGGACTGTGGAGTTCCTGGTCGACGCGGATTCCCCCGAAGACGTGTTCTTCATCGAGATGAACACGCGTCTGCAGGTCGAGCATCCGGTCACCGAGGAAGTCACCGGTCTGGACCTGGTCGCGCTGCAGCTGCGCGCCGCCGCCGGTCTGCCGCTCGACGTGACGCCGGTCCTCCGCGGACATGCGGTCGAGGCGCGGGTCTACGCGGAATCGCCCGAACGCGGATTCCTGCCGTCAACCGGGACCGTGCTGCTGTTCGACCCTCCTGTGGGCGTGCGCGTGGATGCCGCGATCGAGACGGGAAGCGAGGTCACGGGCTTCTACGACCCCATGATCGCGAAGATCATCGCCTTCGCCGACGATCGCACGACCGCGCTCCGTCGGCTCGACGAGGCGCTTTCCCAGACCGTCGTGCTCGGCGTCGACACGAACATCTCCTTCCTTCGCCAGCTCTGCCGTGACGCGCGCGTCATCGCCGGCGATCTCGACACCGGACTGATCGAATCGCTGCTGCCGGTCGCCGCGGAGAAGCCCACCGCGGCGATGCTCGCGGCAGCTCACGCGGCAGCGCCGTCGCGCCCCGAGCCGGTCAGGACGAGCCCGCTCTGGCGCGATCGTCCCGGCTGGCGTCTGGGCGCGGTTCCGGTCGAGCGTGAAGCATTCGCCGTCCTCACGGACGACGACGAGATCATCGAGGCTCCGTCCGAGGACGACGGAGCATCGCGCGGTCGCACGCACGCCGTCGTCGACGCCGACGGTGCCGTGTGGGTCGCCGAGGACGGGCGGACCGTCCGGCTCCGGCCACTCGACCGCCGCGAGCGGATGCGACGACGGCTCGCCGCGCATGACGGACGCACGTCGGCGACCGAGCCGGAGGCGCGAGCGCCGATGCCGGGGAGCGTCGTCGCGGTGCACGTGCAGGACGGTGCCCGCGTCATCGCGGGCACGCCGCTGATCGCCATCGAGGCGATGAAGATGGAGCACCCGGTGCTCGCGCCGCATGACGGCGTGGTTCATCTGCTGGTCGCCGTGGGCGATCAGGTTCGGCGCGACCAGCCGGTCGCGCGTGTGACGACGGAAGAGAGCTGA
- a CDS encoding carboxyl transferase domain-containing protein, translating to MPATQESLADELRARLATAARGGPEASRERHLARGKLLPRDRVARLLDEGSPFVEVAPLAADGLYGGEAPGAGVIAGIGLVHGRHVMVVCNDATVKGGTYYPLTVKKHLRAQEIALENRLPCLYLVDSGGAFLPKQDEVFPDREHFGRIFFNQARMSAERIPQLAAVLGSCTAGGAYVPAMSDETVIVRGQGTIFLGGPPLVKAAIGEIVTAEELGGGELHARRSGVVDHLAEDDEHALEILRDIVATLPPPQTPAWEVLDSRPPTEQSSLYDVVPVDVNAGYDVREVISRLVDGDTFREFKAEYGTTLVTGFARLHGHPVGIVANNGVLFSESALKGAHFIELCDQRGIPLLFLQNITGFMVGSDAEAGGIAKDGAKMVTAVASTRVPKLTVIIGGSFGAGNYSMCGRAYSPRFLWTWPASRISVMGGAQAASVLATVKEDQLSARGDGWTPEDRASFEAPIREQYEQQGEPYYATARIWDDGIVDPAQTRDLLGLALDVVARSPLPEPRFGVFRM from the coding sequence ATGCCGGCAACCCAGGAGTCGCTCGCCGACGAACTGCGGGCGCGCCTTGCGACAGCGGCGCGCGGGGGACCCGAGGCGTCCCGTGAACGCCATCTGGCCCGGGGAAAGCTGCTCCCGCGGGATCGCGTGGCACGCCTCCTCGATGAGGGCAGCCCCTTCGTCGAGGTCGCACCGCTCGCCGCGGACGGGCTGTACGGGGGAGAGGCTCCCGGCGCGGGGGTCATCGCGGGCATCGGCCTCGTCCACGGCCGCCACGTGATGGTGGTCTGCAACGACGCGACCGTCAAGGGCGGCACGTACTACCCGCTGACGGTGAAGAAGCACCTCCGCGCGCAGGAGATCGCGCTCGAGAACCGCCTCCCGTGCCTCTACCTCGTCGATTCGGGCGGCGCCTTCCTGCCGAAGCAGGACGAGGTGTTCCCCGATCGCGAGCACTTCGGACGCATCTTCTTCAACCAGGCGCGGATGTCCGCGGAGCGGATCCCGCAGCTCGCCGCCGTCCTCGGCTCCTGCACGGCCGGCGGCGCCTACGTCCCCGCGATGAGCGATGAGACGGTCATCGTCCGCGGTCAGGGCACGATCTTCCTCGGAGGCCCGCCTCTCGTGAAAGCCGCGATCGGCGAGATCGTGACGGCGGAGGAGCTCGGCGGTGGAGAGCTGCATGCGCGCCGCAGCGGTGTCGTCGACCACCTGGCGGAAGACGACGAGCACGCCCTCGAGATCCTCCGTGACATCGTCGCCACCCTGCCCCCGCCTCAGACACCCGCCTGGGAGGTGCTCGACAGTCGTCCGCCGACGGAGCAGTCGTCGCTCTACGACGTCGTGCCCGTCGACGTGAACGCCGGCTACGACGTGCGCGAGGTCATCTCGAGACTCGTCGACGGCGACACGTTCCGGGAGTTCAAAGCGGAGTACGGCACGACCCTGGTCACCGGATTCGCCCGCCTGCACGGGCATCCCGTCGGGATCGTGGCCAACAACGGCGTGCTGTTCAGCGAGTCGGCGCTCAAGGGAGCGCACTTCATCGAGCTGTGCGATCAGCGCGGCATCCCGCTGCTGTTCCTGCAGAACATCACCGGATTCATGGTCGGGTCGGATGCCGAGGCCGGCGGGATCGCGAAGGACGGGGCCAAGATGGTCACCGCCGTCGCCAGCACCCGCGTGCCCAAGCTCACCGTCATCATCGGCGGATCGTTCGGCGCCGGCAACTACTCCATGTGCGGCCGTGCGTACTCGCCGCGCTTCCTCTGGACCTGGCCCGCCAGCCGCATCTCGGTGATGGGCGGCGCGCAGGCGGCATCCGTCCTCGCGACGGTCAAGGAGGATCAGCTCTCCGCCCGCGGCGACGGATGGACCCCCGAGGACCGTGCGTCGTTCGAGGCGCCCATCCGTGAGCAGTACGAGCAGCAGGGCGAGCCGTACTACGCCACCGCCCGGATCTGGGACGACGGCATCGTCGACCCGGCGCAGACCCGCGACCTCCTGGGCCTCGCCCTCGATGTCGTCGCCCGCAGTCCGCTGCCCGAACCGCGCTTCGGCGTCTTCCGGATGTGA
- a CDS encoding TetR/AcrR family transcriptional regulator, whose translation MTSPVTARDRAKAERSDAILHAAARLFAERGYTGVSLEDIGAAVGVSGPAVYRHFAGKQALLGAVLVKVSQDLVHGGQRVADSASTPDERMPALIRFHVDFALGNAEVIQVQDRDVAHLSEADRAEVRRLQRAYIELWMVVLAPLHPTAEDSPAHRDELRLRVQACFGLINSTPHSTRAAARRHAATASVLVAMADAALRAAI comes from the coding sequence ATGACAAGCCCGGTCACCGCCCGAGACCGCGCGAAGGCCGAGCGCTCCGACGCGATCCTTCACGCCGCCGCTCGGCTCTTCGCCGAGCGCGGCTACACGGGCGTCAGCCTCGAGGACATCGGCGCCGCGGTCGGCGTGTCGGGTCCCGCCGTGTACCGCCACTTCGCCGGCAAGCAGGCACTGCTCGGCGCGGTCCTGGTGAAGGTCAGTCAGGACCTGGTCCACGGCGGTCAGCGGGTCGCGGACAGCGCGTCGACACCCGACGAGCGGATGCCGGCGCTGATCCGGTTCCACGTGGACTTCGCGCTCGGGAACGCCGAGGTCATCCAGGTGCAGGATCGTGATGTCGCGCACCTCTCCGAGGCGGATCGCGCGGAGGTCCGGCGCCTGCAGCGCGCCTACATCGAACTCTGGATGGTCGTGCTGGCGCCTCTCCACCCGACTGCTGAGGACTCCCCCGCTCACCGCGATGAGCTGAGGCTCCGCGTGCAGGCCTGCTTCGGCCTCATCAACTCCACCCCGCACAGCACACGGGCCGCCGCTCGACGGCACGCCGCCACCGCGAGCGTCCTCGTCGCGATGGCGGATGCCGCTTTGCGCGCCGCTATCTGA
- a CDS encoding dihydrolipoamide acetyltransferase family protein, with the protein MNAEFRLPDLGEGLTEAEVVQWLVAPGDAVTLNQTLAEVETAKAVVELPSPYEGTVATLHAEAGQTVAVGAPLIDFDVEGDDEPAPQDDAGEKAQPNLVGYGAAPTSAGRPGRRARRAGAASAVSDTAVLEAAPHDATPAASTDTVIERPRSTPPVRAHAKRLGIDLVLVAAEVGDRLITRNDVDAYAERVGVVSAAVTAPALGEPAAPATPAALFAVAQEGERETRIPIRGVRKHTAAAMVQSAFTAPHVTVFHTVDVTATMDLLASLREDRSLSEHRIGPLAVIAKAVCLALGRTPGLNSRWDEAAGEIVQHNFVDLGIAAATDRGLIVPNIRDADQLSLTGLAGALKALAETARSGKTSPAELAGGTFSISNIGVFGVDAGTPILPPGQSGILAVGAVRRQPWEYRGEIALRQMMTLSLSFDHRLVDGAEGARFLKDVADVLQEPGRAMLFR; encoded by the coding sequence ATGAACGCGGAGTTCCGCCTGCCGGACCTCGGTGAAGGCCTCACCGAGGCGGAGGTCGTGCAGTGGCTCGTCGCCCCCGGCGATGCGGTGACCCTGAACCAGACGCTCGCCGAGGTCGAGACCGCGAAGGCCGTGGTGGAGCTGCCTTCCCCCTACGAGGGAACAGTCGCGACGCTGCACGCCGAAGCGGGTCAGACCGTGGCCGTCGGCGCCCCGCTGATCGATTTCGACGTGGAGGGCGACGATGAGCCGGCCCCTCAGGACGATGCGGGGGAGAAGGCGCAGCCGAACCTCGTCGGATACGGTGCCGCGCCGACCAGCGCCGGTCGTCCTGGCCGGCGCGCGCGTCGTGCAGGCGCGGCATCCGCGGTCTCGGACACGGCGGTGCTCGAGGCGGCGCCGCACGATGCCACACCTGCGGCGAGCACCGACACCGTGATCGAGCGCCCCCGATCCACACCACCGGTGCGTGCGCATGCCAAGCGGCTCGGCATCGATCTGGTTCTGGTCGCGGCGGAGGTCGGCGATCGGCTGATCACCCGCAACGACGTCGACGCCTACGCGGAGCGCGTCGGCGTGGTCTCCGCGGCAGTCACCGCGCCGGCGCTGGGGGAGCCGGCGGCTCCGGCTACGCCCGCCGCGCTGTTCGCGGTCGCGCAGGAGGGGGAACGCGAGACCCGCATCCCCATCCGCGGCGTCCGCAAGCACACGGCCGCCGCGATGGTGCAGAGCGCTTTCACGGCCCCGCACGTCACGGTCTTCCACACCGTCGACGTGACGGCGACCATGGACCTGTTGGCGAGTCTGCGCGAAGACCGGTCGCTCAGCGAACACCGGATCGGGCCGCTCGCCGTCATCGCGAAAGCGGTGTGTCTCGCACTCGGGCGCACCCCGGGGCTGAACTCCCGCTGGGATGAGGCGGCAGGCGAGATCGTCCAGCACAACTTCGTCGATCTCGGCATCGCCGCGGCCACGGACCGAGGGCTGATCGTCCCCAACATCCGCGACGCGGATCAGCTGAGCCTCACCGGACTGGCCGGGGCTCTGAAGGCTCTCGCCGAGACGGCTCGATCCGGCAAGACGTCGCCGGCGGAGCTCGCCGGCGGCACCTTCTCGATCTCCAACATCGGCGTGTTCGGCGTGGACGCGGGGACGCCCATCCTTCCGCCCGGGCAGTCCGGCATCCTCGCCGTCGGCGCCGTGCGCCGGCAGCCGTGGGAGTACCGCGGTGAGATCGCTCTGCGCCAGATGATGACGCTGAGCCTCTCGTTCGACCATCGGCTCGTGGACGGGGCCGAGGGCGCCCGATTCCTGAAGGACGTCGCGGATGTCCTTCAGGAGCCGGGCCGCGCGATGCTCTTCAGATAG